A region from the uncultured Sunxiuqinia sp. genome encodes:
- the rsmH gene encoding 16S rRNA (cytosine(1402)-N(4))-methyltransferase RsmH, translating into MEQPYHIPVLLNESIEGLNIQNDGDYVDVTFGGGGHSREILKYIKTGRLFGFDQDEDAAANAFDDSRFIFVRHNFKYIRNFLRYHDVEKVDGILADLGVSSHDFDVAERGFSFRFSGELDMRMNRDAKLTAADIVNEYDEAGLIEIFREYGEINNAYRLVTQLIDARRNNPVKTIDQFKAVIANCVSKKNESKYLAKVFQALRIETNKELDVLKDFLEQSASLLKPGGRLVVITYHSLEDRLVKNYVKSGNFEGKQEKDFFGNVSSVLKAVNRKVIVPSDEEINRNPRARSAKLRIAEKV; encoded by the coding sequence ATGGAGCAACCGTATCACATACCGGTTTTATTGAATGAAAGTATCGAGGGGCTAAACATTCAAAACGATGGCGATTACGTTGATGTCACCTTTGGGGGAGGTGGTCACTCTCGCGAAATCTTAAAGTATATTAAAACTGGTCGCTTGTTTGGCTTTGACCAGGATGAAGATGCAGCGGCAAATGCATTTGATGATTCCCGCTTCATTTTTGTTCGGCACAATTTCAAATATATCCGCAATTTTTTGCGTTACCATGATGTCGAAAAAGTGGATGGAATTTTAGCTGACCTTGGTGTTTCTTCTCATGACTTTGATGTTGCTGAACGTGGGTTCTCTTTCCGGTTTTCCGGAGAGCTGGATATGCGAATGAACCGTGATGCCAAATTGACCGCAGCCGATATTGTTAATGAATACGATGAGGCTGGTTTGATCGAGATATTTCGGGAGTATGGTGAAATCAATAATGCCTATCGGTTGGTGACGCAGTTGATTGACGCACGGCGTAATAATCCGGTCAAAACGATCGATCAGTTTAAAGCTGTAATTGCCAATTGTGTTTCAAAAAAGAATGAGAGCAAATATTTGGCAAAGGTTTTTCAGGCTTTGCGCATCGAAACAAATAAGGAGCTGGACGTGCTTAAAGATTTTCTCGAACAAAGCGCCAGTCTATTAAAACCGGGTGGCCGCCTTGTGGTAATTACCTATCACTCGTTAGAGGATCGTTTGGTAAAGAATTATGTTAAGTCAGGCAATTTTGAAGGCAAGCAGGAGAAAGACTTTTTTGGAAATGTAAGCTCGGTGTTGAAAGCGGTTAACCGAAAGGTTATCGTTCCCTCTGATGAGGAGATCAATAGAAATCCGAGGGCTCGCAGTGCCAAGTTGCGAATAGCAGAAAAAGTATGA